In Planococcus versutus, the DNA window AGAATGTCATCAATAATTTGAAAAGACATTCCAATAAAATAACCAAATCGACGTAAATGTGCTGCTGTTTTCTCATCCGTACCTGAGACAAGCGCACCTAATTCACAACTTGATGAAATCAATAAGGCTGTTTTTCGTTTGATGCGTCGTAAATAATCTCGCAAGTTTTGATCAAGTTTGTATTTATCTTCAATTTGAATAATTTCGCCTCGGCAAACTTCAATCAATGTTTTAGATAAAATCTCATGTACACGAGGTGACTTGACTTCAGTAATTCTCTCTAATGCTCTCGCCAAAATAAAATCGCCCGTATACATAGCCACACTGTTGTTCCACTGTGATTTAACGGTTGGTTTACCTCTACGAATCTCTGAGTCATCTATGACGTCATCGTGGACTAAAGACGCCATATGGATCAGTTCTAGCGGCACAGCGACTTGTTTCATCACATCAATGTTATACTCTCCAAATTTTCCAGCAAGTAAAACAAAAACAGGTCGGATTCTTTTCCCTCCGGCCTGCAATAAATGAAGAGACGCATCATTTAAAAGGAGAGACTCGGAATCCACTGCCTGTTCCAATTCTTTCTCGATCATTTCTAGTTCCGGTTTAAGATCGGAATAGAGCAATTTCAACTTCATCTTTTCCACTTAAAATCCTTCTCCCGCTAGTTTACTTTTTTTATTCCTAAATGGAGGGCTGCGGCGCCTCCAGTGTATGGTTTGTATTTTACTTTTTCAAATCCGACTTCTGCAAACAACTTCGCTAATTGTTTCATTCCGGGAAAAAGTTTGGCCGATTCTTGAAGCCATGAATATTCACTGTAACTTTTTGCAAATAGTTTACCGAAAACTGGCATGATAAAACGGAAATACATTCTAAAAAACGGTTTGAATATAATATTTTCAGGCTGTGACGTTTCTAAGCAAGCAATCATTCCACCTGGCTTTAACACGCGGTGCATTTCAGTAAGCGCTTGACGATAATCTGGTACGTTACGTAACCCGAATCCAATAGTCGCAAAATCAAATGAGTTGTCAGGATATGGTAGAGACATCGCATTCCCTTGTATCAATTTGATTTGCGGCATATCTTTTGTTTTATCATATCCGACATTCAGCATATTCTGACTGAAATCGAGCCCAATAACTTGTCCTGTTTCTCCAACTGCTGTTCCTAATGCAATAGTCCAATCAGCCGTTCCGCAACAAACATCGATAGCTGCGGCACCTTTTGGCACTTGCATTTTGTACATCGTATCTTCGCGCCACTTATTGTGTTGCTGAAAACTAATGACTGAATTCATTTGATCATAGTTTTCAGAAATTTTTTCAAATACTTCATGAACTCTTTGTTCTTTTGTTTTAGGCATATCAGTCATCCTTCTCGGGTCAGCTGCTCAGCTCTATGCTGGTGCGGGGTTATTTGATGGAGCAAAAACTGTTCTAATTCATAGTCAAGTTTACAATCAGTGATGGACATGGTTATTTGTTCATGCAAATTACACAGTTTTTCCATCAACCAATACTTTGTATAATTTTTATCGAGCAAAATTGTATTTGCTTCATGTAAGAAATGCGTGAAGTTTTCAGATTTTAAACGCTCAAGTTCTTCGGCATACCGCAAGTAAAGTAACGCCTGTTTTGCAAGCTGAGCATATTCAGAATAACCGTAAAAATTATAAAATGACATTAAAAGTTCAGTTTCAATAACAATTATTGCTTTTTCGATTTCATCCATTGTTCGAGGTTTCTGCTCAAAAAAAGAAGTTTTACTTTCACTCACTCGAATAATAGCCGTTGCCAATTGTTGGACCATAGCAATGTTCTTTGTGCTAACAAGCATTTGATAATAAATACCGCTGTATAAGTCTCCAGCTAAAACCGTTAACTGCTGTTCTTTAACAATAGGAGTTTCTTCTCTTATTTGATCATGGGAATGCAATGCTGCATAGACGATTGCAACTGTTTTTGCAGAAGATTCAATTTCCATCGACCAAGTTTTCCCGCTTAAAAAAGGCAGCAGTAAAAAAAACAAACGGCACTCTTTGACAGAGGGACCTTCTGTAAATTGATCGAGCGTCCGCTGATGTACAGCATTTAAGATCTCGACTTCCATAGAGAGTATTTTCGATTGTATTTGATGTCCCTTCATACCGCTTGCTCCATTCATGATTTAGCCATACTACAATAGTATATCACAGGCATAGCCCTGCCTTCATCAATATCGTTTATTTTTTAGCTTCACTTTCAACGATGCCGTGAGCAGAATGAATTTCCGCTTTTCCGCGAATTTTCATAGCTGAAGTGTGCTCTGTAAATTGAGCAATCATTACTTCGCCTTTATCCAATTTTTCAGTATGGTGAAATTTTGTATCATTGCCGCGAGTCAATCCAATTACGTTCACGCCATCTTCTTGAGCGCGAATTACAATATATTCTGTCTGAGCCATTTCCGCACCTACTTTTTAAGTTTTAGTTCATATTAATATATGTGATAATTTCCGAACGCTTTACTGCATCGGTTTCAAGTACGCCACGCGAAACTGCTGTTACTGTTTTCGCTCCTGGTTTTTTGATCCCTCTCATGGTCATGCACATATGTTCCGCTTCTATCATGACATAAACACCATGTGGATTTAAAGTATCCATTAGCGAATCTGCAACTGACGAAGTAATGCGTTCTTGAAGTTGCGGTCGTTTAGCGACTGTTTCTACAGCACGAGCCAGTTTGCTTAATCCTGTCACGACTCCACCGCGCGGAATATAGGCGATATGGGCCTTACCGAAAAAAGGCACAAGATGATGTTCACACATCGAGTAGAAAGGAATATCTTTGACAAGCACTAATTCTTCATGCCCTTCATGAAAAACTGTTTTAAAATATTCTTTTGGATCTTCTTTTAATCCTGAGAATACTTCCGCATACATCTTAGCTACTCTTTTAGGCGTATCCTTTAATCCTTCCCGGTTTACGTCTTCTCCAACCGCCTCTAAAATCATTGAGACTGCTTGTTCTATTTTATCAAGGTCTACTTTTTGTGCATTTACATCTATCATTCTGCTTCCTCCTGTTGAAGACGAATCGTTTTTTGTAGCAGGATGTTAAAGACTACTGTTATTTGCCTCTTAACGAAACCTATCCAATCTTTTTATCTCTATATTTTTAGTTTTGAAAGCTTTTTTCAATTCGTAAGCCATTTCATCTATGTGGAAAAAGACGCTACTTCTGTGGTCTGTCTTCCCCTTGTCGAATTTTGCTCAATCGCTTCTACTTTTCTCACATGAATCGTAGCACACGCACAGGTGTTTCGCAAAATTGTTGGCTCAAAAAAAGGACGACTTTTGCAAGATTGTGTCTCGCAAAAGTCATCCTATGTACAGAGGCTAAAGCTTACTTCACTGCGTCTTTAAGCGCTTTACCTGGCTTAAATGCAGGAACTTTGCTTGCAGCAATTTCGATTTCAGCACCAGTTTGTGGGTTACGTCCTTTGCGGGCCGCGCGTTCGCGTACTTCAAAGTTACCGAATCCGATCAACTGTACTTTTTCACCTTTAGTTAAAGCGTCTTGAATCGTCTCAAATGCAGCGTCAACTGCTTTGGCAGCGTCTTTACGAGAAAGTTCAGCTGCTTCAGCAACAGAGTTCACTAATTCTGTTTTGTTCATGCTATTCACCTCCTCTCAAAGGGGATGCAACCATCAATCCTGTAAAAAGAGTATCACATCGAAAATCGCATAGCAACAACAAACAGCTCTCTTTTCTAATATAACCTTCAAATACTGACATATTTTTCTAAAAAGAAGCTATTTCTGTTAAAACGCATCAAATCAGGGGTTTTACTCTTCTAAAAATATCGGTTCATTGTCTTCGTTAATTGTGTAAGGAAGTGAATAAGCTGGCAAGACTGGGAAGTCTTCATACAGGATAAATCGAATGTCTTGGCCAGGTTTCAACTCACCTTCATATTCTTGAAGAGCTGTAAAAAGATCCATTGCATAATCGACATAAACATCCCCGCTGCCGGTAATCACCATGGGCAAATTCCGGTCACTATATGGACTGACTACTGTCGGTTCTTCTGAAAAACCCATTGCTTTATGGTTAAATTTGTAGACATTATCCGCTAATATTTCAGCAATTGGCGCTTGTCCACCATTAGCACTTTTCCGTACATTTACTGATCTAATCGCTTCAGCCGCTTTTAAATCCACTAATTTTACGGTTGGATTTTCTTCAACATCTACTAATACATACTGAAAAACGCCACCTGTTTCAAATGCATTGGACGGGATTTCAGCCGTGTATTGAGGCACAATTTTCGAAAAATCTATTGGATATTTGATGTATTGATCAATCTCCATGTCTCTTGTTTTGATTGGCAACAGTCCACCTGTTTCATCTCTATATTGGTTTACTGCATTTTGAACAGTGAGTAATTGATCTTCATAAGGAACTTGATTTCCAGCTCTCTCATCTTGTGGAAAACCACAAGCAGTCAGAAGAACAGCTATCAATAAAAGCAAACTTAGCATTGATATTTTTTTCATTTTTCTCACCTCACGCGCCGCCTGTAGGGCCGCTAAATACTGTGAATACCATGATG includes these proteins:
- a CDS encoding HU family DNA-binding protein; translation: MNKTELVNSVAEAAELSRKDAAKAVDAAFETIQDALTKGEKVQLIGFGNFEVRERAARKGRNPQTGAEIEIAASKVPAFKPGKALKDAVK
- a CDS encoding heptaprenyl diphosphate synthase component 1, with protein sequence MNGASGMKGHQIQSKILSMEVEILNAVHQRTLDQFTEGPSVKECRLFFLLLPFLSGKTWSMEIESSAKTVAIVYAALHSHDQIREETPIVKEQQLTVLAGDLYSGIYYQMLVSTKNIAMVQQLATAIIRVSESKTSFFEQKPRTMDEIEKAIIVIETELLMSFYNFYGYSEYAQLAKQALLYLRYAEELERLKSENFTHFLHEANTILLDKNYTKYWLMEKLCNLHEQITMSITDCKLDYELEQFLLHQITPHQHRAEQLTREG
- the folE gene encoding GTP cyclohydrolase I FolE, with product MIDVNAQKVDLDKIEQAVSMILEAVGEDVNREGLKDTPKRVAKMYAEVFSGLKEDPKEYFKTVFHEGHEELVLVKDIPFYSMCEHHLVPFFGKAHIAYIPRGGVVTGLSKLARAVETVAKRPQLQERITSSVADSLMDTLNPHGVYVMIEAEHMCMTMRGIKKPGAKTVTAVSRGVLETDAVKRSEIITYINMN
- the mtrB gene encoding trp RNA-binding attenuation protein MtrB, with the protein product MAQTEYIVIRAQEDGVNVIGLTRGNDTKFHHTEKLDKGEVMIAQFTEHTSAMKIRGKAEIHSAHGIVESEAKK
- a CDS encoding demethylmenaquinone methyltransferase, whose product is MPKTKEQRVHEVFEKISENYDQMNSVISFQQHNKWREDTMYKMQVPKGAAAIDVCCGTADWTIALGTAVGETGQVIGLDFSQNMLNVGYDKTKDMPQIKLIQGNAMSLPYPDNSFDFATIGFGLRNVPDYRQALTEMHRVLKPGGMIACLETSQPENIIFKPFFRMYFRFIMPVFGKLFAKSYSEYSWLQESAKLFPGMKQLAKLFAEVGFEKVKYKPYTGGAAALHLGIKKVN
- the hepT gene encoding heptaprenyl diphosphate synthase component II; the encoded protein is MEKMKLKLLYSDLKPELEMIEKELEQAVDSESLLLNDASLHLLQAGGKRIRPVFVLLAGKFGEYNIDVMKQVAVPLELIHMASLVHDDVIDDSEIRRGKPTVKSQWNNSVAMYTGDFILARALERITEVKSPRVHEILSKTLIEVCRGEIIQIEDKYKLDQNLRDYLRRIKRKTALLISSSCELGALVSGTDEKTAAHLRRFGYFIGMSFQIIDDILDFTSTDEELGKPAGSDFIQGNITLPILCARNDSAIYAMLKANLKKELTNDERLEIVSTIRNSSGIEEAKTMSERYLQKALRELSFLPKGQGVKTMRKIAFFIGKRNF